Proteins co-encoded in one Spirosoma endbachense genomic window:
- a CDS encoding ABC transporter permease, with protein MNADQSPPRWAYWLLTRLHPEETREEVEGDLDELYRYWYERSGQTQATLRYVLNVVSVLPPFVYRRKRQSDYYQPSILQPAMLRNYIKIAFRNLVKNKVFSTVNIVGLSAGLICFAFIALWVQDELSYDAFNQNYDRIVRLTTTKKTETGISESAKTGVPMARALLQDYEEVENTVRLDRREEIVQYQNKQTLQPGIILTDPSFFNVFSYTLTRGNVATALTEPYSVILTESTAKKYFGNADPMGQSLTIYMYDSTGRGANYKVTGITPDPPRNAHFTFTMLGSFKTIEVTNPDVLTAAGWSDERCFTYLLLKKGVDYKAFSDKITQFYEKHVGELFASWRSVYFYKLQPLGAIHLRSHLENEIAPNGKLSQVYIFSTIGIFILLLAGINYTNLATARSVGRAKEVGIKKVVGAVKTQLIGQYLSESVFIASIGLVVSLLASVLIQPFFNQLTGKNLSLISAPTLLLFLAGITLFLGILAGIYPAFILSSFKPVSVLKGGFKSGSKGIALRKSLVVAQFVITLLLITSIVIIYTQMTYVKHKDLGYTKEALVYIRLNGNADVIKGYNAFNDELRTSPFVGGVATSRSGQEMSNAETIDRKGKPIQIRAARLQVDEAYLAVYGLKLVAGKNVTPRAIGDTVQQIILNEKAVKKMGLHHAEAAIGKPFRLDNRPGTVVGVVHDYHYRSLQHTIEPLAISLRDNYFSRITVKIDGREASRSLAFIEKVWAKHFPVALFDYDFVDLLLAEEYRAEERFSSVILTFSILSLLIACLGLYGLIAYSTAQKRKEIGIRKTMGASVNGIVVMLSKDFLTLIVYACFIAIPVAWFLMNTWLEEFAYRISLSWWMFAGSIGLVLLVALITVSFQTIKAALVNPVKSLRTE; from the coding sequence ATGAACGCTGATCAATCTCCACCCCGTTGGGCCTACTGGCTCTTAACACGGCTACACCCTGAGGAAACTCGGGAGGAGGTGGAGGGCGATCTGGATGAGCTATATCGGTACTGGTATGAGCGGTCGGGTCAGACCCAGGCCACGTTGCGCTACGTACTCAATGTGGTGTCGGTGCTACCGCCGTTTGTATACCGTCGGAAACGGCAAAGTGACTATTACCAACCATCAATCCTTCAGCCTGCTATGCTACGTAATTATATTAAAATCGCCTTTCGGAATCTTGTCAAGAACAAGGTTTTTTCGACTGTCAATATAGTTGGTCTATCCGCTGGTTTGATCTGTTTTGCGTTTATTGCCCTTTGGGTACAGGATGAGCTAAGCTATGATGCGTTCAATCAGAATTATGATCGGATTGTTCGTTTAACCACAACCAAAAAAACAGAAACGGGTATTTCTGAATCAGCTAAGACCGGCGTTCCGATGGCCAGGGCTCTTCTGCAGGATTATGAAGAAGTTGAAAATACAGTTCGGTTAGATAGGCGAGAAGAAATAGTTCAGTACCAGAATAAGCAAACGTTGCAACCCGGCATTATCCTGACCGATCCTTCGTTTTTCAACGTTTTCAGTTACACCTTGACCCGAGGTAATGTGGCCACCGCCCTGACCGAACCCTATTCGGTTATCCTGACTGAATCAACGGCAAAGAAGTACTTCGGGAATGCCGATCCGATGGGGCAGTCGTTAACAATTTACATGTATGACAGCACGGGGCGAGGGGCCAATTATAAAGTAACCGGCATTACGCCTGATCCGCCCCGAAATGCTCATTTTACCTTTACCATGCTGGGTTCTTTCAAAACAATTGAGGTTACTAATCCGGATGTACTGACGGCTGCGGGGTGGAGTGACGAGCGATGTTTTACGTATTTGTTACTAAAGAAAGGTGTTGATTATAAAGCGTTCTCTGATAAAATCACCCAGTTTTACGAAAAACATGTCGGTGAACTGTTTGCCAGCTGGCGTTCGGTCTATTTTTATAAACTTCAGCCTTTAGGTGCTATTCATCTGCGATCTCACCTGGAAAATGAAATTGCGCCCAACGGCAAACTTAGCCAGGTGTATATTTTTTCGACGATCGGTATTTTTATACTCCTGCTGGCGGGTATTAATTATACGAATCTGGCCACGGCCCGTTCTGTTGGCAGAGCCAAAGAAGTAGGCATAAAAAAAGTAGTTGGCGCTGTTAAAACGCAACTGATCGGGCAATATTTGTCAGAATCGGTGTTTATTGCCAGTATAGGACTAGTGGTTTCATTGCTCGCATCCGTCCTTATACAACCATTTTTCAACCAGCTTACGGGTAAAAATCTTTCGCTTATTTCAGCGCCCACACTCTTGCTTTTTCTCGCTGGAATAACCCTGTTTTTAGGTATTCTGGCAGGCATTTATCCGGCCTTTATTCTTTCCAGTTTTAAACCTGTCAGCGTTCTGAAGGGGGGCTTTAAATCAGGTTCGAAAGGAATAGCCCTACGCAAGTCACTGGTTGTCGCACAATTTGTTATCACCCTGCTGTTGATTACCAGTATTGTCATTATTTACACGCAGATGACCTACGTAAAACACAAAGACCTGGGCTATACTAAAGAGGCTTTGGTGTATATACGGCTGAATGGAAATGCAGATGTCATTAAGGGGTATAATGCGTTCAACGATGAACTACGGACCAGTCCGTTTGTGGGTGGAGTTGCTACATCCAGATCAGGACAGGAAATGAGCAATGCAGAAACGATTGATCGGAAAGGTAAACCTATCCAGATTCGTGCGGCAAGGCTTCAGGTTGATGAAGCTTATCTGGCGGTATATGGCTTGAAATTAGTAGCCGGAAAAAACGTGACGCCCCGAGCCATCGGCGATACGGTTCAACAAATTATCCTGAATGAAAAAGCTGTAAAAAAAATGGGGCTGCACCATGCCGAGGCTGCCATTGGTAAGCCGTTTAGACTGGATAACCGGCCCGGAACGGTTGTTGGTGTGGTTCATGATTACCACTACCGTTCCCTGCAACATACGATTGAACCATTGGCTATTTCACTTCGGGATAACTATTTTTCCAGAATTACGGTAAAGATAGATGGCAGGGAAGCAAGCCGTAGTCTGGCGTTTATCGAAAAGGTTTGGGCAAAGCATTTTCCGGTTGCTTTGTTCGATTATGATTTTGTCGATCTGCTGCTTGCCGAAGAATACCGGGCCGAAGAACGTTTCTCGAGTGTCATTTTAACCTTTTCTATACTGTCGTTATTGATTGCCTGTCTGGGACTATATGGCTTGATTGCCTATTCAACTGCGCAAAAGAGAAAAGAGATCGGTATTCGAAAAACAATGGGCGCTAGCGTCAACGGCATTGTCGTGATGTTATCCAAAGACTTTTTAACGCTGATTGTGTATGCCTGCTTTATTGCCATACCCGTAGCCTGGTTTCTTATGAATACCTGGCTGGAAGAATTTGCGTATCGTATCAGCTTATCATGGTGGATGTTTGCGGGGTCGATAGGGTTGGTTTTACTCGTTGCGCTGATTACGGTCAGTTTTCAAACGATCAAAGCTGCGCTGGTGAATCCGGTGAAGAGTTTAAGAACGGAATGA
- a CDS encoding ankyrin repeat domain-containing protein yields the protein MNKFIQAIKKLDIPSVSELLKKNPEWLGWSEENGKNALHYLCGLDIAKDPQKIEASFQLLKLLLDRGMDMNAVHQLPDNCGFFPATPLWYAYTRGRNETLYTYLLEKGANPNHCLFAIAWNDDVQAANLFKKYGASLADAAGGDTPFLAAFTWKRFNIASWFLENGVDVNIADSEGNTALFYAVKRKYKLEQIDLLIQFGADFNKENNDGISPKKLAELNNQSGVLRLEKRRLL from the coding sequence ATGAATAAATTCATCCAGGCAATTAAAAAATTGGATATTCCCTCGGTTTCCGAGTTGCTGAAAAAGAACCCGGAATGGCTTGGCTGGTCGGAGGAGAACGGAAAAAATGCACTACATTATTTGTGTGGCCTCGACATAGCAAAAGACCCGCAAAAAATCGAAGCCAGTTTTCAACTGCTCAAGCTACTTCTAGACCGTGGCATGGATATGAATGCCGTTCATCAACTTCCTGACAATTGTGGCTTTTTTCCGGCAACACCCCTTTGGTACGCATACACCCGTGGGCGGAATGAAACGCTCTATACCTACCTGTTGGAGAAAGGGGCCAATCCCAATCACTGTCTGTTTGCCATTGCCTGGAACGATGATGTACAAGCGGCTAATCTATTCAAAAAGTACGGCGCCAGTCTTGCCGATGCGGCCGGGGGAGATACCCCGTTTCTCGCAGCGTTTACCTGGAAACGGTTTAACATTGCCAGTTGGTTTTTAGAAAATGGCGTCGATGTGAACATTGCTGACTCAGAAGGTAATACGGCACTTTTTTATGCTGTAAAAAGAAAGTATAAGCTGGAACAAATTGACTTGTTAATCCAGTTCGGCGCTGATTTTAACAAAGAAAACAACGATGGGATATCGCCTAAAAAATTAGCTGAATTGAATAACCAGAGCGGGGTTTTGAGACTTGAAAAGCGTAGACTACTATGA